Proteins from a single region of Sphingomonas sp.:
- a CDS encoding acyl-CoA ligase (AMP-forming), exosortase A system-associated, whose protein sequence is MVPLDPLPQPLDGLALRGERDAVALEDRAGTMTYAELEAAVGGMAHALSRLGLAKGDRVASWLPKTRAACLMPLAAVRAGLVHVPVNPVLKRAQVAHILADSGARALVSQGARLQTLETGDVPADCRALEESALASDDTLPVSGTDTDTLAAILYTSGSTGKPKGVMLSHANLWLGAISVAHYLQIVSEDRVLGVLPLSFDYGQNQLFSTWAAGARVIPLDYLTARDVIKAVERFGATSLAGVPPLWVQLLEAEWPAETAGKLKRLTNSGGALTRGMVKGLRERFPEARLYPMYGLTEAFRSTYLDPDLVDAHPDSIGRAIPFAEVLVVGPDGKRARRGELVHAGPLVAQGYWRDAERTAERFRPAPEFATSGGMAVWSGDTVVEDEEGLLRFVGRDDEMIKSAGNRISPTEIEEAVVSGGEAAEAVAFGVADARLGQAIVVVARGDGSREDALRERLRRELPSFMQPSRYDWREELPRNVNGKLDRSALKAALR, encoded by the coding sequence ATGGTGCCGCTCGATCCCCTGCCGCAGCCGCTGGACGGGCTTGCCCTGCGTGGCGAGCGCGATGCCGTGGCGCTGGAAGATCGCGCCGGGACAATGACTTATGCCGAACTGGAAGCGGCGGTTGGCGGCATGGCGCACGCGCTGTCGCGGCTGGGGCTGGCCAAGGGCGATCGGGTGGCGAGTTGGCTGCCCAAAACGCGCGCGGCGTGCCTGATGCCGCTGGCGGCGGTGCGGGCGGGTCTGGTGCATGTGCCGGTCAATCCGGTGCTGAAGCGCGCGCAGGTGGCGCATATCCTGGCAGATAGCGGCGCGCGTGCGCTGGTTTCGCAAGGGGCGCGGTTACAGACGCTGGAGACGGGCGACGTTCCCGCGGACTGCCGGGCGCTGGAAGAGAGCGCGCTGGCGAGCGATGATACGCTGCCGGTCTCAGGTACCGATACCGATACACTGGCCGCGATCCTCTATACCTCGGGGTCGACCGGAAAGCCCAAGGGGGTGATGCTCAGCCATGCCAATTTATGGTTAGGAGCCATTAGCGTGGCACATTATCTTCAGATCGTATCTGAAGATCGCGTGCTGGGCGTGCTGCCGCTGAGCTTCGATTATGGCCAGAACCAGCTGTTCTCGACCTGGGCGGCCGGAGCGCGGGTGATCCCGCTCGATTATCTGACCGCGCGCGATGTCATCAAGGCGGTCGAGCGTTTCGGGGCTACCTCGCTCGCCGGGGTGCCTCCGCTGTGGGTACAGTTGCTGGAGGCGGAATGGCCGGCGGAGACCGCAGGCAAGCTCAAGCGGCTGACCAATTCGGGCGGGGCGCTGACGCGTGGCATGGTCAAGGGCCTGCGCGAGCGGTTTCCGGAGGCGCGACTCTATCCGATGTATGGGCTGACCGAGGCGTTCCGTTCGACCTATCTCGATCCCGATCTGGTCGATGCGCATCCCGATTCGATCGGGCGGGCGATCCCCTTCGCCGAGGTGCTGGTCGTCGGCCCGGACGGGAAACGCGCCAGGCGGGGCGAACTCGTCCATGCCGGGCCACTGGTGGCGCAGGGCTATTGGCGCGATGCCGAACGCACCGCTGAGCGCTTCCGTCCGGCGCCGGAATTCGCCACAAGCGGCGGCATGGCGGTGTGGTCGGGGGATACGGTTGTCGAGGACGAGGAGGGGCTGTTGCGCTTTGTCGGGCGCGATGACGAGATGATAAAATCGGCCGGCAACCGGATCAGCCCGACCGAGATCGAGGAGGCGGTGGTTTCGGGCGGCGAGGCGGCGGAGGCGGTGGCGTTCGGCGTGGCCGATGCGCGGCTGGGGCAGGCGATCGTGGTGGTGGCGCGCGGAGATGGCTCCCGCGAGGATGCGCTGCGCGAGCGGCTGCGGCGCGAGCTGCCGAGCTTCATGCAGCCGAGCCGCTATGATTGGCGTGAGGAATTGCCGCGCAACGTCAATGGCAAATTGGACCGTTCTGCGCTGAAGGCGGCGTTGCGATGA
- a CDS encoding acyl carrier protein, producing MQPDGTLEVENAVRAVLRDVLGLSAERAAAFREDTPLFGALPELDSLAVAGVLTELEDRLGILIEDDEVDGEMLETFGALSRFAVAKALG from the coding sequence GTGCAGCCCGATGGGACGCTCGAAGTCGAAAATGCCGTCCGCGCGGTGCTCCGCGACGTGCTGGGCCTGAGCGCCGAGCGCGCCGCCGCGTTTCGCGAGGATACGCCGCTGTTCGGCGCCTTGCCCGAGCTCGATTCGCTCGCCGTCGCCGGCGTCCTCACCGAACTGGAAGACCGGCTCGGCATCCTGATCGAGGATGACGAGGTCGATGGCGAGATGCTCGAGACCTTCGGCGCGCTCAGCCGCTTCGCGGTGGCCAAGGCGCTCGGGTGA
- a CDS encoding hydrolase 1, exosortase A system-associated: MRRLIAFPCAGETLVGSLDEAPGTTGLLIVSGGNEIRCGAHRGMALLAARVAEAGHPVLRFDRRGIGDSTGENGGFKTSVEDIAAAVASFRAAGVSRIIGYGNCDAATSLAFFWKRAGVDALLLANPWTIEATDELPPAAAIRSHYAQKLRDPKEWLRLLRGGVDISKILKGLRKSAQKPSQESGSIASDLALALAYAPPATTILLARGDNTAIAFADVFKGPAFNAARARVRIETLDSDSHSFASAADKDWLFDRVMAALA; encoded by the coding sequence ATGCGAAGGCTGATCGCATTCCCCTGCGCCGGCGAAACGCTGGTCGGCTCGCTCGACGAAGCGCCGGGCACCACCGGCCTCCTGATCGTCTCCGGCGGCAACGAGATCCGCTGCGGCGCGCATCGCGGCATGGCGCTGCTCGCCGCTCGCGTCGCCGAAGCCGGCCACCCGGTGCTCCGCTTCGACCGCCGCGGCATCGGCGATTCCACGGGTGAAAATGGCGGATTCAAGACCAGCGTCGAGGACATCGCCGCAGCGGTCGCAAGCTTTCGCGCTGCCGGCGTGAGCCGCATCATCGGCTATGGCAATTGTGACGCAGCCACTTCCCTGGCCTTTTTCTGGAAAAGGGCCGGCGTCGATGCCCTGCTCCTCGCCAACCCCTGGACGATAGAGGCGACCGACGAGTTGCCGCCTGCCGCGGCGATTCGCTCGCATTATGCGCAGAAGTTGCGCGACCCCAAAGAGTGGCTGAGATTGCTGCGCGGTGGTGTCGACATATCCAAGATTCTCAAGGGGTTGAGGAAGTCAGCACAGAAGCCATCTCAGGAATCCGGCAGCATCGCCTCCGATCTCGCCCTCGCGCTGGCTTACGCCCCCCCTGCCACCACGATCCTGCTCGCCAGGGGCGACAATACCGCGATCGCCTTTGCCGACGTTTTCAAAGGCCCAGCCTTTAATGCCGCCCGCGCACGTGTGCGCATCGAGACGCTCGACAGCGACAGCCACAGCTTCGCATCCGCCGCCGACAAGGACTGGCTGTTCGACAGGGTGATGGCAGCCTTAGCCTAA
- a CDS encoding tyrosinase family protein — MAALKRREILAMLAAIGAGGPALAWRAAGPVQERLPWSKFRKTGDFPKLVNAVRAMKANGNAASPDSWLFWANIHQSHCPHGKDYFLAWHRGYLSLFERQLRKAGKSETLRLPYWDYFADANVPEELTRGNAATNPLFETRKGTQVDKALVYAAFGKDITAFERGVVKNCFEAGVEAFHNNVHNLIGGRMATMQSPQDIVFWMHHANIDRLWAAWTLAGQGRQMPAADMPYWGGQLEYETGMSVRRADAISTETLGYRYADLRMPDVNAVRTVEVTANGGAAVKLPTVTAGEREDRDAKAAPPRPMVGAPPPAAAAAPPPAAAPAPAAAAPIPFRGIWLGRETRSIRMPLRRTADMRGMPSHHHDASDELQVVLDAVTLTQAGEGGGYFYKLYLDLDDLDYDQIPGEDRLLGTVGPFQIAAALTHAEDGRARIELPAADIVRKLAGDRDPEELGVTFVRVDAGTAPGGSVISIERVEFRGRLG, encoded by the coding sequence ATGGCGGCACTCAAACGGCGCGAGATACTGGCGATGCTCGCGGCTATCGGCGCGGGCGGGCCGGCTTTGGCATGGCGCGCGGCCGGGCCCGTGCAGGAGCGGCTGCCGTGGAGCAAGTTCCGCAAGACGGGCGACTTCCCCAAGCTGGTCAACGCGGTGCGCGCGATGAAGGCGAACGGCAACGCCGCCAGCCCCGATAGCTGGCTGTTCTGGGCCAATATCCACCAGAGCCATTGCCCGCACGGCAAGGATTATTTCCTCGCCTGGCACCGCGGCTATCTGTCGCTGTTCGAGCGGCAGCTGCGCAAGGCGGGCAAGTCGGAGACGCTGCGGCTGCCCTATTGGGACTATTTCGCCGACGCGAACGTTCCGGAGGAGCTGACGAGGGGCAATGCCGCGACCAATCCCCTGTTCGAAACCCGCAAGGGCACGCAGGTGGACAAGGCGCTGGTCTATGCCGCGTTCGGCAAGGATATCACGGCGTTCGAGCGTGGGGTGGTCAAAAACTGCTTCGAGGCCGGGGTCGAGGCGTTCCACAATAATGTCCATAATCTGATCGGCGGACGGATGGCGACGATGCAATCGCCGCAGGACATCGTCTTCTGGATGCACCACGCCAATATCGACCGGCTCTGGGCGGCGTGGACGCTGGCCGGGCAGGGACGGCAGATGCCGGCGGCGGACATGCCCTATTGGGGCGGGCAGCTCGAGTACGAAACGGGCATGAGCGTCAGGCGCGCCGACGCGATCTCTACCGAGACGCTCGGCTATCGCTATGCCGATCTCAGGATGCCCGATGTCAACGCGGTTCGCACGGTGGAGGTGACCGCCAATGGCGGCGCGGCGGTGAAACTGCCGACCGTGACCGCAGGCGAGCGCGAGGACCGCGATGCCAAGGCCGCTCCACCACGGCCGATGGTGGGGGCGCCGCCACCCGCCGCAGCGGCGGCACCGCCGCCCGCCGCCGCTCCGGCGCCCGCCGCGGCGGCACCGATCCCGTTTCGCGGGATCTGGCTGGGCCGCGAGACGCGCTCGATCCGGATGCCGCTGCGTCGCACCGCCGACATGCGGGGCATGCCGAGCCATCACCACGACGCGAGCGACGAACTGCAGGTCGTGCTCGATGCGGTGACGTTGACGCAGGCCGGCGAGGGCGGGGGCTATTTCTACAAGCTGTATCTCGATCTCGACGATCTCGATTACGATCAGATTCCGGGCGAGGACCGGCTGCTGGGCACGGTGGGGCCGTTCCAGATCGCGGCGGCGCTCACCCATGCCGAGGACGGACGCGCCCGGATCGAGCTGCCCGCCGCCGATATCGTGCGCAAGCTCGCCGGCGACCGCGATCCCGAGGAACTGGGGGTGACCTTCGTTCGCGTCGATGCCGGAACCGCGCCGGGCGGATCGGTGATCAGCATCGAGCGCGTCGAGTTTCGCGGGCGGTTAGGCTAA
- a CDS encoding 2'-5' RNA ligase family protein, giving the protein MIPDQVRDRPAPIIVTALFGRQDQAWFNALRRAHYPPERNVIDAHLTLFHHLPPSATDELKHRLTRETRGVRAPKAKVTGLMHLGRGVAYRIEAPELEAIRGGLCAAFSTLLTPQDATRWRPHVTIQNKVTPVPAKFVLTQLSKDFVPRETEIAGLATWLYRGGPWEPLSRHMFA; this is encoded by the coding sequence TTGATCCCGGATCAAGTCCGGGACAGGCCCGCGCCGATCATCGTCACGGCATTGTTCGGGCGGCAGGATCAGGCGTGGTTCAACGCGCTGCGGCGCGCGCATTACCCGCCCGAGCGGAACGTCATCGACGCGCATCTGACGCTGTTCCACCATTTGCCGCCTTCGGCGACCGACGAGCTCAAGCACCGGCTGACGCGGGAGACGCGCGGGGTGCGCGCGCCCAAGGCCAAGGTGACCGGGCTGATGCATCTCGGGCGTGGGGTCGCCTACCGGATCGAGGCACCGGAGCTTGAGGCGATACGCGGCGGATTGTGCGCGGCGTTTTCGACACTGCTGACCCCGCAGGATGCAACGCGCTGGCGCCCGCATGTGACGATCCAGAACAAGGTGACGCCGGTTCCCGCCAAGTTCGTGCTGACCCAGCTCTCGAAGGATTTCGTACCGCGCGAGACGGAGATCGCCGGGCTGGCGACCTGGCTTTATCGCGGCGGGCCATGGGAGCCGCTTTCGCGGCACATGTTCGCTTGA
- a CDS encoding potassium transporter Kup produces MTAATTEPGQDAAVHHDDAGPGHHPKGSIHALALGAIGVVYGDIGTSPLYAMKETFVGHHKLAVDLVHIYGVVSLMFWSLLIIVTGKYIFLTMRADNKGEGGSLALLALIQRKTGAGPGRWSHGLVMLGVLATALFFGDCMITPAISVLSAVEGLVVVQAGFAPYVLPIAAAILIGLFLIQARGTDILGKFFGPVMLVYFLTLAVLGLNSILQRPDVLQAFNPLWGVRFFELDPRLAFLALGSVVLALTGAEALYADMGHFGRKPIQLAWVALILPALMLNYLGQGALMLRDPTAANNPFFMLASEGWRLPLVILATLATIIASQAVITGAFSVCQQAVQLGLMPRLRINHTSASALGQIYLPSVNWALMVMVLLLVFTFGESSNLAAAYGIAVTGTMFITTCMLLVLVRRVWHWPRIVSVGVVLVFALFDGAYFASNVTKIPDGGWFPLLVGLVAFTLLTTWAKGRQLMIARLRESAMPIRIFIESAASSASRVPGTAVFMTSTPDGVPHALLHNLKHNKVLHERVILLTVKIADEPYIEDDNRMKVEDLGKGFHRMVIKYGFMQDADVPSALKQVSACGAQFKMMDTSFFLARQTLLPSAKPGMMIWREKLFAWMLRNAESAMEFFRLPTNRVVELGSQVEI; encoded by the coding sequence GTGACAGCCGCCACCACCGAACCAGGCCAGGATGCCGCGGTTCACCACGACGATGCTGGCCCTGGCCATCATCCGAAGGGGTCGATTCATGCACTCGCGCTCGGCGCGATCGGGGTCGTTTACGGCGATATCGGCACCTCGCCGCTCTACGCGATGAAGGAAACCTTTGTCGGGCATCACAAGCTCGCGGTCGATCTCGTCCATATCTATGGCGTGGTCAGCCTGATGTTCTGGTCGCTGCTGATCATCGTCACCGGCAAATATATCTTCCTGACGATGCGCGCCGACAACAAGGGCGAGGGCGGCAGCCTGGCGCTGCTGGCGCTGATCCAGCGCAAGACCGGCGCTGGGCCAGGCCGGTGGAGCCATGGACTGGTGATGCTGGGGGTGCTGGCGACGGCATTGTTCTTCGGCGATTGCATGATCACCCCGGCGATCTCGGTGCTGTCGGCGGTGGAAGGGCTTGTCGTGGTGCAGGCGGGATTCGCGCCCTATGTGCTGCCGATCGCGGCGGCTATCCTGATCGGGCTGTTCCTCATCCAGGCGCGGGGCACCGATATCCTCGGCAAGTTCTTCGGCCCGGTGATGCTGGTTTATTTCCTGACGCTGGCGGTGCTGGGGCTCAATTCGATCCTCCAGCGGCCCGATGTGCTCCAGGCGTTCAACCCATTGTGGGGCGTGCGATTCTTCGAACTCGATCCGCGGCTCGCGTTCCTGGCGCTCGGCTCGGTGGTGCTGGCGTTGACCGGCGCGGAGGCGCTCTATGCCGACATGGGGCATTTCGGGCGCAAGCCGATCCAACTCGCCTGGGTGGCGCTGATCCTGCCGGCATTGATGCTCAACTATCTGGGGCAGGGCGCGCTGATGCTGCGCGACCCAACCGCGGCGAACAATCCGTTCTTCATGCTTGCGAGCGAAGGCTGGCGGCTGCCGCTGGTGATCCTCGCGACGCTGGCGACGATCATCGCCAGCCAGGCGGTGATCACCGGGGCGTTCTCGGTCTGCCAGCAGGCGGTGCAGCTCGGGCTGATGCCGCGCCTGCGCATCAACCATACTTCGGCCTCGGCGCTGGGGCAGATCTATCTTCCCTCGGTCAATTGGGCGCTGATGGTGATGGTGCTGCTGCTCGTCTTCACCTTTGGTGAATCATCGAACCTCGCCGCGGCCTATGGCATCGCGGTGACCGGCACGATGTTCATCACCACCTGCATGCTGCTCGTGCTCGTGCGCCGCGTATGGCATTGGCCGCGGATCGTTTCGGTGGGCGTGGTGCTGGTCTTCGCGCTATTCGACGGCGCCTATTTCGCGTCGAACGTCACCAAGATTCCCGATGGCGGCTGGTTCCCGCTGCTCGTCGGGCTGGTCGCCTTCACGCTGCTGACGACCTGGGCCAAGGGCCGCCAGCTGATGATCGCGCGGCTGCGCGAGAGCGCGATGCCGATCAGGATCTTCATCGAATCGGCCGCCAGCTCGGCGAGCCGCGTGCCCGGCACCGCGGTGTTCATGACCTCGACGCCCGATGGCGTGCCGCACGCGCTGCTCCACAACCTCAAGCACAACAAGGTGCTGCACGAGCGGGTGATCCTGCTCACCGTCAAGATCGCCGACGAGCCCTATATCGAAGACGATAACCGGATGAAGGTCGAGGATCTCGGCAAGGGGTTCCATCGGATGGTGATCAAATACGGCTTCATGCAGGACGCCGATGTGCCGTCCGCGCTCAAGCAGGTTTCGGCCTGTGGCGCGCAGTTCAAGATGATGGACACCAGCTTCTTCCTCGCGCGGCAGACGCTGTTGCCCTCGGCCAAGCCTGGGATGATGATCTGGCGCGAAAAGCTGTTCGCGTGGATGCTCAGGAACGCGGAAAGCGCGATGGAATTCTTCCGCCTGCCGACCAATCGCGTGGTCGAGCTGGGTAGCCAGGTCGAGATTTGA
- a CDS encoding Lrp/AsnC family transcriptional regulator, translating into MDRIDAAILKQLAADARAPVSAIASEIGLSQSACTRRIQALEASGHIRSYSARLEHRRLGFHITALVDITLGTQVEEDLARFEAAVSAIEGVVECALVSGRQDYRLKILARDLDDYERLHREHLGRLPGVVTINSSFVLRAVPTRSEADALFAAR; encoded by the coding sequence ATGGACAGAATTGACGCGGCAATCCTCAAGCAGCTCGCCGCCGATGCCCGCGCCCCGGTGAGCGCCATCGCCAGCGAGATCGGGCTGTCGCAATCGGCGTGCACGCGGCGCATCCAGGCGCTCGAGGCATCGGGGCATATCCGCAGCTACAGCGCGCGGCTGGAGCACCGGCGGCTGGGGTTTCATATCACCGCCCTGGTTGACATCACCCTCGGTACGCAGGTGGAGGAGGATCTCGCCCGCTTCGAAGCGGCGGTGTCGGCGATCGAGGGGGTGGTGGAATGCGCGCTGGTCTCGGGCCGGCAGGATTACCGGCTCAAGATTCTGGCGCGCGATCTAGATGATTATGAGCGGCTCCATCGCGAGCATCTCGGGAGACTGCCGGGCGTGGTGACGATCAACTCCAGCTTCGTGCTACGCGCCGTGCCGACCCGCAGCGAAGCCGATGCGCTGTTCGCGGCGCGGTGA
- the ald gene encoding alanine dehydrogenase produces the protein MRVGVPKEIKNHEYRVGLTPASVAELVHAGHEVLVETKAGTGIDFDDEAYTKVGAKIAPNAAAVFAGSDMIVKVKEPQASEIAMLEPRHLLFTYLHLAADKPQAEGLMKSGATCIAYETVTSNSGALPLLKPMSEVAGRMSIQVASHYLEKEQGGRGELLGGVPGVAPCKVAILGGGVSGINAAQMATGQRADVTIYDISNERLAELDMHFGSQIKTAYASKAAIAEAVKTSQVVIGAVLVPGAAAPKLVTKDMLKTMMRGSVLVDIAIDQGGCFETSHATTHDDPVYEVDGVIHYCVANMPGAVARTSAFALNNATLPFVLKLANLGAEAAMKADKHLANGLNVYKGKIAFKAVADDLDLPYQAWA, from the coding sequence ATGCGCGTCGGCGTTCCCAAGGAAATCAAGAATCACGAATATCGCGTCGGCCTGACCCCGGCGTCGGTGGCGGAGCTGGTCCATGCCGGCCATGAAGTGCTGGTCGAGACCAAGGCCGGCACCGGCATCGATTTCGACGACGAGGCTTATACCAAGGTCGGCGCGAAGATCGCTCCGAACGCCGCGGCCGTTTTCGCGGGCAGCGACATGATCGTGAAGGTCAAGGAGCCGCAGGCGAGCGAGATCGCGATGCTCGAGCCGCGCCACCTGCTGTTCACCTATCTGCACCTCGCCGCTGACAAGCCGCAGGCCGAGGGCCTGATGAAGTCGGGCGCGACTTGCATCGCCTATGAGACGGTCACCTCGAACTCGGGCGCGCTGCCGCTGCTCAAGCCGATGAGCGAAGTCGCCGGCCGCATGTCGATCCAGGTCGCGTCGCACTATCTCGAAAAGGAGCAGGGCGGCCGCGGCGAGCTGCTCGGCGGCGTTCCCGGCGTCGCCCCCTGCAAGGTCGCGATCCTCGGCGGCGGCGTCTCCGGCATCAACGCCGCGCAGATGGCGACCGGCCAGCGCGCCGACGTGACCATCTACGACATCAGCAACGAGCGCCTTGCCGAGCTCGACATGCATTTCGGCAGCCAGATCAAGACCGCCTATGCCAGCAAGGCCGCGATCGCCGAGGCGGTGAAGACCTCGCAGGTCGTGATCGGCGCGGTCCTCGTCCCCGGCGCGGCGGCTCCCAAGCTGGTCACCAAAGACATGCTCAAGACGATGATGCGCGGCTCGGTGCTGGTCGATATCGCCATCGATCAGGGCGGCTGCTTCGAGACCAGCCACGCGACCACGCACGACGATCCCGTCTACGAGGTCGATGGCGTGATCCATTACTGCGTCGCCAACATGCCCGGCGCGGTTGCCCGCACCTCGGCCTTCGCGCTCAACAACGCGACGCTGCCGTTCGTGCTCAAGCTGGCGAACCTGGGCGCGGAAGCGGCGATGAAGGCCGACAAGCACCTCGCCAACGGCCTCAACGTCTATAAGGGCAAGATCGCGTTCAAGGCGGTCGCCGACGATCTCGACCTGCCGTACCAGGCTTGGGCCTGA
- a CDS encoding tetratricopeptide repeat protein, translating into MMGWAMFGVVALAAMIVLAVTRFPRRLWTIAATGVMLGAAGYAWQGSPALEGHPVSIEERKGEVDPALVALREAIFGKYGTAVYSYATAAESMVRIGRPDLAARVWLGAVNKYPEDYSLWTGLGLALAEQDGNQLSPAAQLAFNKALALHPNHPGPPFFLGLALVRAGRFAEARPWWAKAVELAPEKISYRDDLRVRLFLLDRYLAAQGQGQATQP; encoded by the coding sequence ATGATGGGTTGGGCGATGTTCGGCGTGGTGGCGCTGGCGGCGATGATCGTGCTGGCGGTCACACGCTTTCCCAGGCGCTTGTGGACGATCGCGGCGACCGGCGTGATGCTGGGGGCTGCCGGCTATGCCTGGCAGGGCAGTCCGGCGCTGGAGGGGCATCCGGTTTCGATCGAGGAACGAAAGGGCGAGGTCGATCCCGCGCTGGTCGCGCTGCGCGAGGCGATCTTCGGCAAGTATGGAACGGCGGTCTATTCCTACGCGACCGCGGCGGAATCGATGGTCCGTATCGGCCGCCCCGATCTGGCGGCGCGGGTGTGGCTGGGCGCGGTCAACAAATATCCCGAGGATTACAGCCTGTGGACCGGGCTGGGGCTGGCGCTGGCCGAGCAGGACGGCAACCAGCTTTCGCCGGCGGCGCAACTGGCGTTCAACAAGGCGTTGGCGTTGCATCCGAACCATCCCGGTCCGCCCTTCTTCCTGGGGCTGGCGCTGGTGCGTGCCGGGCGGTTCGCCGAGGCGCGGCCATGGTGGGCGAAAGCCGTGGAACTGGCGCCAGAGAAGATCAGCTATCGCGACGACCTGCGCGTGCGGCTGTTCCTGCTCGATCGCTATCTGGCGGCGCAGGGGCAAGGCCAGGCAACCCAACCATAG
- a CDS encoding cytochrome c-type biogenesis protein: MRRSLILLSLVVAPAFADSNLPPPTLAYTQLADPAKEAQAKALMEKLRCLVCQGQSIADSDAEMAGDMRAMVRQRIQAGEKPDQVQKWLIQRYGDYVSYDPPLSWVTAPLWIAPLVLLGLGALLSARVFRRSRR; this comes from the coding sequence GTGAGGCGGTCGCTCATCCTCTTGTCGCTCGTCGTGGCGCCGGCGTTTGCGGATTCGAACCTGCCGCCGCCGACGCTGGCCTACACGCAACTGGCAGACCCCGCCAAGGAAGCGCAGGCCAAGGCGCTGATGGAGAAATTGCGCTGCCTGGTCTGTCAGGGCCAGTCGATCGCGGATAGCGATGCCGAGATGGCGGGCGATATGCGGGCGATGGTGCGCCAGCGGATCCAGGCGGGGGAGAAGCCCGATCAGGTCCAGAAATGGCTGATCCAGCGCTATGGCGACTATGTCAGCTACGATCCGCCGCTGAGCTGGGTGACCGCGCCGCTGTGGATCGCGCCGCTGGTGCTGCTCGGATTGGGAGCGCTGCTCAGCGCCCGCGTGTTCCGGAGGAGCAGGCGATGA
- a CDS encoding redoxin family protein, which translates to MRRVLIWLPFALFAAVLALVASGLIKPADRTVHSAMIDKPLPAIDLPPLLASKDGIKGGFGGKPRLINVFASWCLPCIAEARQLMRLKAMGVQIDGVATADTTEAMQAFLAQNGDPYARIGDDRNRKVQFSLGSAGVPETFVVDARGRIVKQHIGDVREDDVPEILAALEAAK; encoded by the coding sequence ATGAGGCGGGTGCTGATCTGGTTGCCCTTCGCGCTGTTCGCCGCGGTGCTGGCGCTGGTCGCGAGCGGGCTGATCAAGCCCGCCGACCGGACGGTGCATTCGGCGATGATCGACAAGCCGCTGCCGGCGATCGACCTGCCGCCGCTGCTGGCGAGCAAGGACGGGATCAAGGGCGGGTTCGGCGGCAAGCCGCGGCTGATCAACGTTTTCGCCAGCTGGTGCCTGCCGTGCATCGCCGAAGCGAGGCAATTGATGCGGCTCAAGGCGATGGGCGTGCAGATCGACGGGGTGGCGACCGCCGACACCACCGAGGCGATGCAGGCGTTCCTGGCGCAAAATGGCGATCCCTATGCGCGGATCGGCGACGACCGGAACCGCAAGGTGCAGTTCTCGCTGGGTTCGGCGGGCGTGCCCGAGACCTTCGTCGTCGATGCGCGGGGCCGGATCGTCAAACAGCATATCGGCGATGTTCGCGAGGACGATGTGCCCGAGATTCTCGCGGCGCTGGAGGCGGCGAAGTGA